A single window of Coffea eugenioides isolate CCC68of chromosome 7, Ceug_1.0, whole genome shotgun sequence DNA harbors:
- the LOC113777888 gene encoding uncharacterized protein LOC113777888 isoform X1: MASAMEPSLTTPIGSRRRDESEFNLNEWALKARISRENTSSRRFSASNIRSFREDARSFRSNITISSTASSPGYTLREEIDPSTYSFTNALKALQAKTVYSWEHLSPDGLALNSKWNEAEKYICNPLSGEVPLECLSAKTLSARSFRNLASRITMSAPLIYPTHSRQYETKPAITIHEDEVQIQFQAEKKMRSMSTRDIGTQSTPPDFSSDSPSPAPTPSIEERSIKRSDSPVSSEKIKSDVVGEVKETSEEEEETKRNGEGNKTKAKQQVGCLSWSLWKRRRQREKHKAASSNKKKNVLVYCMNGCQKRANTTTTITTVIVASARHQK; the protein is encoded by the exons ATGGCATCTGCGATGGAGCCATCTCTTACTACTCCTATAGGATCAAGACGAAGAGATGAGTCTGAGTTCAACTTAAATGAATGGGCTCTGAAGGCTCGAATCAGCCGCGAAAATACAAGTTCAAGAAGATTCTCAGCATCAAATATTCGAAGTTTTAGAGAAGATGCAAGGTCCTTCAGATCAAACATAACCATTTCTAGTACAGCTTCTTCTCCCGGCTATACCCTTAGAG AGGAAATCGACCCTTCGACATATTCATTCACCAATGCACTTAAGG CATTGCAAGCGAAAACAGTGTATAGTTGGGAGCACTTGTCGCCTGATGGGTTGGCTCTTAACTCCAAGTGGAATGAAGCAGAGAAGTATATATGCAACCCCTTATCTGGAGAAGTTCCATTGGAGTGTTTGTCGGCAAAGACACTCAGTGCAAGATCATTTCGCAACTTAGCCAGCAGAATTACAATGTCTGCACCGCTTATTTATCCGACTCATTCGCGACAATATGAGACTAAGCCAGCTATCACCATACATGAAGATGAAGTTCAAATTCAATTCCAAG CAGAGAAGAAAATGCGAAGCATGAGTACTAGAGACATTGGAACTcaaagcaccccacctgacttcagTTCAGATAGTCCTAGCCCTGCTCCTACTCCTTCAATTGAAGAAAGGTCAATAAAGCGTAGCGACTCTCCGGTTTCTAGTGAAAAAATTAAATCTGATGTG GTGGGAGAAGTGAAGGAAACGtcagaggaagaggaagaaacCAAGAGAAATGGTGAAGGAAACAAGACGAAAGCGAAGCAACAAGTTGGATGTTTGTCGTGGAGTTTGTGGAAGAGAAGAAGGCAAAGAGAGAAACACAAAGCAGCAAGCAGTAATAAGAAGAAGAATGTGCTTGTTTACTGCATGAATGGGTGTCAAAAGAGAgcaaatactactactactattacTACTGTTATTGTTGCGTCGGCCCGGCATCAGAAATAA
- the LOC113777888 gene encoding uncharacterized protein LOC113777888 isoform X2, whose amino-acid sequence MASAMEPSLTTPIGSRRRDESEFNLNEWALKARISRENTSSRRFSASNIRSFREDARSFRSNITISSTASSPGYTLREEIDPSTYSFTNALKALQAKTVYSWEHLSPDGLALNSKWNEAEKYICNPLSGEVPLECLSAKTLSARSFRNLASRITMSAPLIYPTHSRQYETKPAITIHEDEVQIQFQEKKMRSMSTRDIGTQSTPPDFSSDSPSPAPTPSIEERSIKRSDSPVSSEKIKSDVVGEVKETSEEEEETKRNGEGNKTKAKQQVGCLSWSLWKRRRQREKHKAASSNKKKNVLVYCMNGCQKRANTTTTITTVIVASARHQK is encoded by the exons ATGGCATCTGCGATGGAGCCATCTCTTACTACTCCTATAGGATCAAGACGAAGAGATGAGTCTGAGTTCAACTTAAATGAATGGGCTCTGAAGGCTCGAATCAGCCGCGAAAATACAAGTTCAAGAAGATTCTCAGCATCAAATATTCGAAGTTTTAGAGAAGATGCAAGGTCCTTCAGATCAAACATAACCATTTCTAGTACAGCTTCTTCTCCCGGCTATACCCTTAGAG AGGAAATCGACCCTTCGACATATTCATTCACCAATGCACTTAAGG CATTGCAAGCGAAAACAGTGTATAGTTGGGAGCACTTGTCGCCTGATGGGTTGGCTCTTAACTCCAAGTGGAATGAAGCAGAGAAGTATATATGCAACCCCTTATCTGGAGAAGTTCCATTGGAGTGTTTGTCGGCAAAGACACTCAGTGCAAGATCATTTCGCAACTTAGCCAGCAGAATTACAATGTCTGCACCGCTTATTTATCCGACTCATTCGCGACAATATGAGACTAAGCCAGCTATCACCATACATGAAGATGAAGTTCAAATTCAATTCCAAG AGAAGAAAATGCGAAGCATGAGTACTAGAGACATTGGAACTcaaagcaccccacctgacttcagTTCAGATAGTCCTAGCCCTGCTCCTACTCCTTCAATTGAAGAAAGGTCAATAAAGCGTAGCGACTCTCCGGTTTCTAGTGAAAAAATTAAATCTGATGTG GTGGGAGAAGTGAAGGAAACGtcagaggaagaggaagaaacCAAGAGAAATGGTGAAGGAAACAAGACGAAAGCGAAGCAACAAGTTGGATGTTTGTCGTGGAGTTTGTGGAAGAGAAGAAGGCAAAGAGAGAAACACAAAGCAGCAAGCAGTAATAAGAAGAAGAATGTGCTTGTTTACTGCATGAATGGGTGTCAAAAGAGAgcaaatactactactactattacTACTGTTATTGTTGCGTCGGCCCGGCATCAGAAATAA